One window of Quercus robur chromosome 5, dhQueRobu3.1, whole genome shotgun sequence genomic DNA carries:
- the LOC126728762 gene encoding uncharacterized protein LOC126728762 has translation MLVKSLREKDHLDDLRETFNTLRSFNMKLNPSKCAFGVTAGKFLGFMVSQRGIEVNSEKVRAIMELEPLRMVKEVQSLNGKIAALNRFVSRATDRCLPFFRTLRKSFEWTNECQAAFNDLKAYLLSPPLLSPSVQGEELYLYLAVSYAAVSAALVREEEGIQKLVYFTSRALRGAEERYPQMEKWAFALVIVARRLKPYFQAHTIIVLTDKPLRKAMNSPEAARRMALWAIELSEFDIQYRPRTAMKGQAVADFIAEFTLREDQLEEVKEQWKIYTDGSSNRRAGGAGVVIQTPRGDTIRCMIRLDFPITNNEVEYEALVAGLDLAKAARAENVIVHCDSQVVTSQINGDYECKNDRMKKYLEEVKYRINSIEVEFVQIPREENGWADQLAKSASTEFVVVPEQVEDFECDWTTPLIAYLKAGVLPDEKGAARKWKVQASRFVLIKDILYKREAVIPAEVGLTSYRVESYDEDVNKEAMRLQLDLLDEVRTTAEQRLARYQNLMVRHYNSKVRHRDFRVGDLVLRKVMGAARDSSQGKLGPNWEGPYRITSWQRKGTYHLETLDGGKLQHPWNSEHLRKYYP, from the exons ATGTTAGTCAAAAGCCTGCGCGAAAAAGATCATCTAGACGACCTCCGAGAAACATTCAACACACTTCGGTCATTCAACATGAAGCTAAATCCGAGCAAGTGCGCGTTCGGGGTCACGGCGGGAAAGTTCCTGGGTTTTATGGTGTCCCAGAGAGGGATAGAAGTCAACTCGGAGAAGGTACGGGCCATAATGGAGTTAGAACCCCTGAGGATGGTCAAGGAAGTCCAGAGTTTAAATGGAAAGATTGCGGCCCTAAACAGATTCGTCTCAAGGGCAACGGACAGGTGCTTACCATTCTTCCGAACCCTAAGAAAGTCATTTGAGTGGACGAATGAGTGCCAAGCGGCCTTCAACGACTTAAAGGCGTATCTCTTATCTCCTCCATTACTCAGTCCTTCCGTGCAAGGTGAAGAACTCTACCTTTACTTAGCAGTCTCGTATGCCGCAGTAAGCGCAGCTTTAGTAAGGGAGGAGGAAGGGATACAAAAACTTGTCTATTTTACCAGCCGTGCACTCCGTGGTGCAGAGGAGAGGTACCCCCAGATGGAGAAGTGGGCTTTCGCACTAGTAATAGTTGCGCGGAGACTTAAGCcgtacttccaggcacacacaatCATTGTCTTAACAGACAAGCCACTAAGGAAAGCTATGAACAGCCCGGAAGCAGCAAGAAGAATGGCCTTATGGGCAATAGAGCTAAGCGAGTTCGACATTCAGTACCGCCCACGGACGGCCATGAAAGGACAGGCAGTAGCTGACTTCATCGCCGAATTTACACTCAGGGAGGACCAATTGGAAGAAGTAAAGGAACAGTGGAAAATCTATACAGACGGGTCCTCAAACAGGCGAGCCGGAGGAGCTGGGGTCGTAATACAAACTCCGCGGGGAGACACGATACGATGCATGATCCGCCTGGATTTTCCAATAACCAACAACGAGGTAGAGTATGAGGCCTTGGTAGCAGGACTAGACCTCGCAAAGGCCGCGAGAGCGGAGAACGTAATTGTCCATTGCGATTCGCAAGTAGTAACAAGTCAGATCAATGGCGACTACGAGTGCAAAAACGatagaatgaagaaatatttagAAGAAGTGAAGTACCGGATCAATAGTATTGAAGTCGAATTCGTTCAAATCCCGAGGGAAGAGAACGGGTGGGCTGACCAACTAGCAAAGTCTGCATCAACCGAGTTCGTAGTGGTCCCCGAACAG GTTGAGGACTTTGAGTGTGACTGGACTACGCCATTGATCGCCTACCTAAAGGCCGGGGTGTTACCAGATGAGAAAGGTGCCGCCAGAAAATGGAAGGTCCAGGCATCACGGTTCGTGCTGATAAAAGACATCTTATATAAAAGAG AAGCTGTCATCCCTGCAGAAGTGGGGCTCACCAGCTACCGGGTGGAGAGCTACGATGAAGATGTAAACAAAGAAGCTATGCGCCTCCAACTTGATCTACTGGACGAAGTCAGAACGACGGCCGAGCAAAGGCTAGCGCGCTATCAGAATCTCATGGTGAGACACTACAACAGCAAAGTAAGGCATAGGGACTTCAGGGTCGGGGACCTAGTGCTGCGGAAGGTAATGGGCGCCGCCAGAGACTCCTCAcaaggaaaactcggccccaactgggaaggaccctacagaatCACGTCATGGCAAAGGAAGGGCACCTACCACCTCGAGACATTGGATGGAGGAAAGCTACAGCACCCATGGAACTCAGAGCATCTTCGGAAATACTACCcgtag
- the LOC126728761 gene encoding uncharacterized protein LOC126728761, which translates to MCRAFPTTLKGPARVWFSRLTPNSINTFKELSAQFTSHFIGGHRYKRSTACLMSIKQREDETLQAYITRFDKEALSIDEADDKILVAAFTSGLRKGKFLFSLYKNDPKTMADVLYRATKYMNAEDALLAREEKPKKRERQEDMRQDRGRKVARTGDQRDERRFRPPIGRFTNFTPLTAPIDQVLMQIKDEGALTFLGKLKGDPNKRPRVEYCRFHRDHEHDTANCYDLKQQIEALIRQGKLQRFVSREKTDKPEEQTPRRENECPRPLIEDIRMIIGGTAAAGSSKKACKTYLRTVYSVQLTGSVLKMPRIGNPVIHFSEDDARRLHHPHDDALVVSLQIGDYNMHRVLVDNGSSADILYYPAFQQMRIDRELLSPTNAPLVGFGGAKIFPLGAITVTVTAGDYPQQITKEVTFLVVDCSSAYNAILGRPTLNS; encoded by the coding sequence ATGTGCAGAGCGTTCCCGACCACACTGAAGGGACCTGCGAGGGTTTGGTTTAGTAGACTGACACCGAACTCCATCAATACTTTCAAAGAGTTGAGCGCCCAGTTCACCTCCCACTTCATTGGCGGACATCGGTACAAGAGGTCCACCGCGTGCTTGATGAGCatcaagcagcgagaagacgagACGTTGCAAGCCTACATAACCCGTTTCGACAAAGAAGCCCTTTCGATCGACGAAGCGGATGATAAGATACTGGTAGCCGCGTTTACAAGCGGGCTGCGGAAGGGGAAGTTCTTGTTTTCCTTGTACAAGAACGACCCGAAGACCATGGCGGATGTACTCTATAGGGCTACCAAGTatatgaatgcagaagacgcACTGTTGGCCCGCGAAGAGAAACCTAAGAAGAGGGAGAGGCAGGAGGATATGCGACAAGATAGGGGGCGAAAGGTCGCTAGAACCGGGGATCAGCGTGATGAAAGGCGCTTCAGACCCCCCATAGGAAGATTCACCAATTTCACCCCATTAACCGCCCCAATcgaccaagtactaatgcaaatcaaagatgaaGGAGCATTGACATTCCTAGGGAAGTTAAAAGGAGACCCCAACAAAAGACCGAGGGTCGAGTATTGTCGCTTTCACCGGGACCACGAGCATGACACTGCCAACTGCTATGACCtgaagcagcagattgaggcACTGATCAGACAGGGAAAGTTACAAAGGTTCGTCAGCAGGGAAAAGACCGACAAACCGGAAGAGCAGACCCCACGACGGGAGAACGAGTGCCCCAGACCACTAATAGAGGACATTCGGATGATAATAGGGGGCACAGCTGCAGCCGGGTCTTCCAAAAAAGCCTGCAAAACCTACCTTAGGACGGTTTATAGCGTCCAACTCACAGGATCCGTACTGAAGATGCCACGAATAGGTAACCCCGTCATACACTTTTCAGAGGATGATGCTCGGAGACTTCACCATCCTCATGACGATGCACTGGTGGTCAGCCTACAGATTGGGGATTATAATATGCATCGGGTACTCGTCGACAACGGCAGCTCAGCGGACATCCTGTACTATCCAGCATTCCAGCAGATGAGAATTGACAGGGAACTATTGTCCCCAACGAACGCCCCACTCGTAGGATTTGGGGGCGCAAagatattccctttgggcgcaatAACTGTAACAGTGACAGCAGGTGACTATCCTCAGCAAATCACCAAGGAAGTAACATTTCTCGTGGTCGACTGCTCGTCCGCCTACAACGCCATCCTCGGCCGACCAACTCTCAATTCCTAG